The window TCCTATTTCCGCGCAATAACTGCGGTTGGCTTCCACTAAAAAATACCAGTTGCTGGAGTAGCCTACATTAAACTCCATGGTATTCCAGGCGTTTTGTCCGTCAAACTTGATATCGGTAACATCATACAGACGTACTACCGTTTCATACCTGCCATCATGTCCGTGGATACTGCTTAAAAGCTTGTTCCTTCTGTCATCGGTTACTTCCCAGTATGAATGAATATGAGTAGGATCTACAATCATTAATGTTATACAGTTGTCACCATAACCATAAGGCAGATAATTATAATCATCCATTACGGGCACATAAGCGCTTGCCTGAGCAGATTGTTGTCGTACTTCCATCTTGGGTTGTTCGGCCATAACGGTTTGCGCTTCCTGGTCATTGTGAACAGTCTGGAATTTGCTGGCTTCCATTGTTTCTTTGGTAGAATCTTCTTTTTTATCCTTTTTGTATAATTTTGCCTGCTCGCTAAGTATCTTTTCAGTAGAAGGATCAATCACTTTCTTCTTCAAATGCATAAACTCTATGATGGATTCTACAAGCTGGGGTTTACCCATTCTTGTCCTGTACTTAACATCCAGGTCCGTTGCTATCTTCAGAAGCTCGTGCTTGGTTAATTTCGCAAGCTCTTGCTCATTGTCAATCATAAAAAACTCCTTTCGCTAGACTACCCTTACGCTGTTTGTGGAACCTAATCCGTTATCAGCGTATTTGGCAGCTCCGGGATCATTACGCCAATCCCCGTCCACAATAAACTTATACTGATGATCTCCTTCAGGAAGAATAACGCGGGTTACCCATTCCCCTTTTTCATTTTTTTTCATTTTCTTTTTAATAGGGCTCCACTTATTAAATTCTCCTGTCAGGTAAACATCTTTTGCTTCCGGTGCGTACAATTTAAACTGAACTTTATGTTTATCGTCTACTTTTTTCACTGTTGTCTTTTTCTTTGCCTTTTTTATTATTTTCTTTGCCATATCTAATCACCCTTTCCTTTCTTCCCCAAATTTAAATAACCATATATTTTTCATAATCTCTCAAAAACTCTGCGGCATCTTCCGGGGGTGTATGGTTTATATAAAACCCGGTTCCCCATTCAAAACCTGCGACCTTGGTTAAACGGGGCATTATCTCCAGATGCCAGTGAAAGTCATATTCGATAGATGACCAATATTCATTGTGCCCTGGTCTGGTGATAGTATTAGGTGCCGAATGTAACACAATATTATAAGCCGGATCATTTAATGCAATCTTCAATCTTAATAAAACATCCTTTAACATACCCGCCAAAAATCTCAAAACATCATCGTTTTCATTGCAATATTTATGATTATGCTCTTTTGGCATAATTGTCATTTCAAAAGGAAATCTGGAGGCAAACGGTGTATAGCATAAAAATTTTTCATTTTCGCTTACTATACGCTCTCTGGTCATCAGCTCCTGTTTTATTACATCACAAAATATACATCTTTCCTTATGAATATAGTGAGCTTTGGCAGATTCCAGAACTACTTTCACACTTTGAGGCACAATGGGTAGAGCGATTATCTGAGAATGGGGATGAGACAAAGAAGCCCCCGCGGATACACCATAATTTTTAAACATCAAAGCATAGCGGAATCTGTAATCCTTATATAAATCCAGCATACGGGTTTTTATTACCTGCAAAATAGTAAAAATGCGGTCTACATCAAAATCCGCCATATTCAGGATATGTTGATTATTCTCAACCACAACTTCATGAGCGCCTGTTCCCGACATGGCATCATACATTCCGATACCATAGCGTTTTAGCTCCTGATTACTATTCATCACCGGAAACTTATTTGGAATAACCCTGACTATCCAGCCCGGGCTGTTGGGTTTGCTGCCTTCTTTACGAATCGCCATAATTTCCGGAGGGGTCTTATCTTCATGCCCTTCACAAAACGGGCAAAAAGAATGTTCCAGATGTGAATGCTCCATCTTTGTATCGGAAGGACGGGCACTTCTCTCCTGTGAAATTATTACCCAGCGGTTTGTTAACGGATCTTTTCTTAATTCAGACATTTTTTGTTTACCTTAATAACTAAAAGCAATTATAGCGCTCTGAAATTAAGTTTACAAGCAAAAAATGTCATTGTATTGTCTGTTTTGTATCTATTTTTTAGAATATGTGTCCACTATGTGTCCATTTTGCGTTTAAACCAGCCAATTACTGGTCATTTCATCGGTCGAAGGTATCCTGAATTCAATAATATTTCCTACAGGCCAGCGCTCTATTTCTTTCCCCGACTTCTCCACAGAAATAATAAACTGCAGCAGTTCACCGTTAAGGATGCCTATATCTTTCCGATTTATTTTACTTTCCAAAATGCGATGATATACGGTCTTTATCTGACACATATCACAAACTTTATACTGCTTGCCTTCTTTTATCTGCAGTATTGATTTGGAACAATCGTTCACCAGGGGGACGATTAATTTACAGGGCCTGGGGCAGAGAATGTTCATTATCAGATACAAAGGTTCTTTGGTGTTAAAATCTGTAAGGTTCTGTTGAAAATCCACCCTTAAATATATATTATCTTCATCATAACCATAATAAAATTTACTGATTATACCCTTTTCAAAATTGGAGTCGATTGTTTTTTGAGTATCGTAAAGTCCGGCATCGCGCCATTCATAATAATCTGTGACTTTACCGTCAATGGATGGCGTAATCGGCCCCAACAAATCT of the Candidatus Margulisiibacteriota bacterium genome contains:
- a CDS encoding glycogen-binding domain-containing protein, which codes for MAKKIIKKAKKKTTVKKVDDKHKVQFKLYAPEAKDVYLTGEFNKWSPIKKKMKKNEKGEWVTRVILPEGDHQYKFIVDGDWRNDPGAAKYADNGLGSTNSVRVV
- a CDS encoding DUF4912 domain-containing protein, translating into MIDNEQELAKLTKHELLKIATDLDVKYRTRMGKPQLVESIIEFMHLKKKVIDPSTEKILSEQAKLYKKDKKEDSTKETMEASKFQTVHNDQEAQTVMAEQPKMEVRQQSAQASAYVPVMDDYNYLPYGYGDNCITLMIVDPTHIHSYWEVTDDRRNKLLSSIHGHDGRYETVVRLYDVTDIKFDGQNAWNTMEFNVGYSSNWYFLVEANRSYCAEIGMKLSNNKFVVIARSNVINTPRDTVSDFYDEEWMMIDFNKNKDLYNELYRLSGGHLMKQYQLNSAFITEKSKEELKINVPMQSLSSESLSSQFMQYKVGAENEYWLWVDTELIVYGQTKPDASSLTINGEKVKLDKEGRFRLHMALPNGVFPFKVKGISKDGSMSKEITPVVTRTLESK
- a CDS encoding DUF4931 domain-containing protein, producing MSELRKDPLTNRWVIISQERSARPSDTKMEHSHLEHSFCPFCEGHEDKTPPEIMAIRKEGSKPNSPGWIVRVIPNKFPVMNSNQELKRYGIGMYDAMSGTGAHEVVVENNQHILNMADFDVDRIFTILQVIKTRMLDLYKDYRFRYALMFKNYGVSAGASLSHPHSQIIALPIVPQSVKVVLESAKAHYIHKERCIFCDVIKQELMTRERIVSENEKFLCYTPFASRFPFEMTIMPKEHNHKYCNENDDVLRFLAGMLKDVLLRLKIALNDPAYNIVLHSAPNTITRPGHNEYWSSIEYDFHWHLEIMPRLTKVAGFEWGTGFYINHTPPEDAAEFLRDYEKYMVI